A portion of the Platichthys flesus chromosome 7, fPlaFle2.1, whole genome shotgun sequence genome contains these proteins:
- the LOC133957168 gene encoding N-acetyltransferase family 8 member 3: MAQKSNAQFSIREYRPSDQLVVSSLFRDGILEHVYPAFFKALSHPDHVGVALSISVAGYVLGGSSYFQALLFGGAWAGLIYYCCHEICEGYMARRLSTDMADIQAHYLDNPDNGFWVAEADVGGQAKVVGMAAVTGKRAEEESARFDDRNGGVAGGGSEPDQDAGGDGSHGELSHVVVAFPHRRSTVGSQLMQKALDFCKERGHARLVLDVSSPQTAAIALCQKVGFVQTASHGNTHANRWFSKLARINVMRMEKFI; this comes from the exons ATGGCCCAGAAAAGTAACG CTCAGTTCTCCATCAGGGAGTACAGGCCTTCAGATCAACTCGTGGTCTCGTCGCTGTTCCGTGACGGGATCCTCGAACACGTGTACCCGGCGTTCTTCAAGGCCCTGAGCCACCCGGACCACGTGGGCGTCGCCCTGAGCATCTCCGTGGCCGGCTACGTGCTCGGCGGCAGCTCCTACTTCCAGGCGTTGCTCTTCGGCGGCGCCTGGGCCGGCCTCATCTACTACTGCTGCCACGAGATCTGCGAGGGCTACATGGCGAGGCGGCTGAGCACAGACATGGCCGACATTCAGGCCCACTACCTGGACAACCCGGATAACGGGTTCTGGGTGGCGGAGGCGGACGTAGGCGGCCAGGCGAAGGTGGTGGGGATGGCGGCGGTGACGGGGaagagggcggaggaggagagcgcCAGGTTTGATGACAGGAACGGAGGAGTGGCGGGCGGGGGGTCGGAGCCCGACCAGGACGCCGGAGGGGACGGGAGCCACGGCGAGCTGTCCCACGTGGTCGTGGCTTTCCCACATCGCCGCAGCACCGTGGGCTCGCAGCTGATGCAGAAGGCCCTGGACTTCTGCAAAGAGCGAGGCCACGCCCGCCTCGTCCTGGACGTCAGCTCGCCGCAGACCGCCGCCATCGCCCTGTGCCAGAAAGTCGGCTTCGTTCAAACGGCCTCGCACGGCAACACGCACGCTAATCGCTGGTTCTCCAAACTGGCCCGAATCAACGTGATGCGGATGGAGAAGTTCATTTAG